A region of Streptomyces sp. NBC_01750 DNA encodes the following proteins:
- a CDS encoding ABC transporter ATP-binding protein, which yields MTSTSTYPGSAAALAEPLTATRARVEDLTVTFRRRGVPVQSLRGVTLDIHPGEILAVVGESGSGKSVMSLALLGLLAGDPMPVVTGKAEVCGVDMVSASDEERRRMRKLHLGAVFQDPMTSLNPTMRVGRQVVEAAGSEEEALRLLDLVGIPDPARRMKAFPHELSGGLRQRVMIAMAVAGKPDLVIADEPTTALDVTVQAQVLALIRDLCDELGTSFVLVTHDIGVASQVADRIAVMYGGRVAEIGKKDEVLRAPSHPYTVGLLNARLDLDLPTGRPIPALPGEPPDPRAHPRGCAFALRCPAATNECAETLPVLTRASTHSGVAACIVPGATRQEAILAAAPSFRPMAEVDEDAPALRINGIDKRFTVRRGLLKKDQLHALRNVILEIAPGESMAVVGESGSGKSTLLRVVAGLMAPDGGTVERLGGRPQMVFQDAGASLTPWLTVGEIVGERLIKQTSRADRRELVDRALRQVGLPPDVAGIKAGLLSGGQRQRVAFARAVIVPPKLLLCDEPTSALDASLAASVLNLLQDLRRELGMAVMFVTHDLAAARFISDRTAVMYLGQIVELGPTEDVITSPKHPYTKALLAAIPTPGAAPVRLPGEPASPLSVPSGCSFHPRCRERIDRCSTEAPFLYSIEGRASRAASCHLTMLRANEG from the coding sequence ATGACCAGCACCAGCACTTATCCGGGCAGCGCCGCAGCACTCGCCGAACCACTCACCGCAACTCGCGCTCGGGTGGAGGACCTCACGGTCACCTTCAGGCGTCGAGGGGTGCCCGTCCAGTCGCTGCGCGGCGTTACCCTCGACATCCACCCCGGCGAGATCCTCGCCGTCGTCGGGGAGTCCGGCTCGGGCAAGAGCGTGATGAGTCTGGCCCTCCTCGGGCTGCTCGCGGGTGACCCTATGCCCGTGGTCACCGGAAAGGCCGAGGTATGCGGCGTCGACATGGTGTCCGCGTCGGACGAGGAACGGCGCCGCATGCGCAAGCTGCACCTCGGCGCGGTGTTCCAGGACCCCATGACCTCGCTCAACCCCACGATGCGCGTCGGTCGCCAGGTGGTGGAGGCGGCCGGGTCCGAGGAGGAGGCACTCCGGCTTCTCGACCTCGTCGGGATCCCGGACCCCGCGCGGCGGATGAAGGCGTTCCCCCACGAGCTGTCGGGTGGGCTCAGGCAGCGCGTGATGATCGCCATGGCGGTCGCCGGCAAGCCCGACCTGGTGATCGCAGACGAGCCCACCACGGCACTCGACGTGACGGTGCAGGCTCAGGTCCTCGCGCTCATCCGCGACCTCTGCGACGAGCTCGGCACATCCTTCGTCCTCGTCACTCACGACATTGGCGTGGCCTCCCAGGTGGCGGACCGGATCGCGGTCATGTACGGCGGTCGGGTGGCCGAGATCGGGAAGAAGGACGAGGTCCTGCGAGCCCCGTCACACCCCTACACCGTGGGCCTGCTCAACGCACGGCTGGATCTCGACCTGCCGACCGGCCGGCCGATCCCGGCGCTCCCGGGTGAACCTCCGGACCCTCGGGCACATCCGCGTGGTTGCGCCTTCGCCCTCCGGTGCCCGGCGGCCACCAATGAATGCGCCGAAACGCTGCCGGTGCTGACCCGTGCGTCCACGCACTCGGGTGTCGCAGCCTGCATCGTGCCCGGAGCGACGAGGCAAGAGGCGATACTCGCCGCCGCGCCGTCGTTCCGACCCATGGCGGAGGTCGACGAGGACGCTCCCGCGCTGCGGATCAACGGCATCGACAAGCGGTTCACGGTCAGGCGCGGGCTGCTCAAGAAGGACCAGCTCCACGCGCTGCGTAATGTGATCCTCGAGATCGCTCCCGGCGAGTCGATGGCCGTTGTGGGCGAGTCCGGGTCAGGGAAGTCGACGTTGCTCCGTGTCGTCGCAGGGCTGATGGCGCCCGACGGCGGGACCGTCGAGAGACTCGGCGGCCGGCCCCAAATGGTGTTCCAGGACGCCGGTGCCTCGCTCACACCCTGGCTGACGGTGGGCGAGATCGTGGGCGAGCGGCTGATCAAGCAGACCAGCAGGGCAGACCGCCGGGAGCTGGTCGACCGGGCACTGCGCCAGGTGGGGCTTCCCCCGGACGTGGCCGGCATCAAGGCGGGCCTGCTCTCGGGAGGTCAGCGCCAGCGGGTCGCGTTCGCCAGGGCCGTCATCGTCCCTCCGAAGCTGCTGCTGTGCGACGAGCCCACCTCCGCTCTGGACGCCTCCCTGGCCGCGTCCGTGCTCAACCTGCTTCAAGACCTGCGGCGCGAGCTCGGGATGGCCGTCATGTTCGTCACCCATGATTTGGCCGCTGCGCGCTTCATCTCCGACCGCACCGCGGTGATGTACCTCGGACAGATCGTCGAGCTGGGGCCGACCGAGGATGTCATCACCTCCCCCAAGCACCCGTATACCAAAGCCTTGCTCGCCGCGATCCCCACCCCCGGGGCCGCGCCCGTGCGACTGCCGGGCGAGCCGGCAAGCCCGCTTTCCGTGCCGTCGGGTTGCTCGTTCCACCCGCGCTGCCGCGAGCGGATCGACCGATGCTCCACCGAGGCGCCATTCCTCTACTCCATCGAAGGCCGCGCGAGTCGGGCAGCCTCGTGTCATCTCACCATGCTCCGCGCGAACGAGGGATGA
- a CDS encoding NtaA/DmoA family FMN-dependent monooxygenase (This protein belongs to a clade of FMN-dependent monooxygenases, within a broader family of flavin-dependent oxidoreductases, the luciferase-like monooxygenase (LMM) family, some of whose members use coenzyme F420 rather than FMN.): MMKMFHLGWFMNFTPPDWQSEWASPDVKDWADGTFHIDMARSMERACFDFMMIEDTVMVADAYGGTMEGSLKNAVFAPKQDPVPLAVLVAANTSRMGVVATMSTSFYPPYLLARACSTVDSIARGRFGWNIVSSAEDRAAQNFGLDGLPEHDERYNVAEEYFDVVNQLWDSWEPDAVVMDRETHTYADHRKVRTIDFDGKYFKSRGPLNTVPSPQHRPAFFQAGASPRGRAFAAGAADAIIAVGTGIEGMKEYRDDIRARAEAAGRNPDEIKLLFVVSPTIAATEAEAIAAHQRFGESDRFVEKALVGISSNTEIDFKQFDLDEPLPEGLTTNGERGSLQHFMRGDGTPGPKTLRQLAIAASSFGLEFIGTPGQVADQMQTVMEQVGGDGFLIHRRGLTRRYITEICDGLVPELQRRGLTRTEYTEDTLRDTLREF; this comes from the coding sequence ATGATGAAGATGTTCCACCTCGGTTGGTTCATGAACTTCACGCCGCCGGACTGGCAGTCCGAGTGGGCCTCCCCGGACGTGAAGGACTGGGCCGACGGCACGTTCCACATCGACATGGCCCGGTCGATGGAGCGGGCCTGCTTCGACTTCATGATGATCGAGGACACCGTCATGGTGGCCGACGCGTACGGCGGCACGATGGAGGGGTCGCTCAAGAACGCCGTCTTCGCGCCCAAGCAGGACCCGGTCCCGCTCGCTGTTCTTGTTGCTGCCAACACGTCCAGGATGGGCGTGGTGGCGACGATGTCGACATCGTTCTACCCGCCGTACCTGCTGGCCCGCGCCTGCTCCACCGTCGACTCGATCGCCCGAGGCCGGTTCGGCTGGAACATCGTCTCCTCTGCCGAGGACCGCGCTGCCCAGAACTTCGGTCTCGATGGTCTTCCCGAGCACGACGAGCGCTACAACGTCGCCGAGGAGTACTTCGACGTGGTCAACCAGCTGTGGGACTCCTGGGAGCCCGACGCGGTCGTCATGGACCGGGAGACCCACACCTACGCCGACCACCGCAAGGTCCGCACCATCGACTTCGACGGCAAGTACTTCAAGTCCCGCGGCCCCCTCAACACCGTGCCCTCACCCCAACACCGCCCCGCGTTCTTCCAAGCAGGAGCCTCCCCCCGGGGGCGTGCGTTCGCCGCCGGTGCCGCCGACGCAATCATCGCGGTCGGCACCGGCATCGAAGGCATGAAGGAATACCGCGACGACATCCGCGCCCGCGCCGAAGCAGCCGGCCGCAACCCCGACGAGATCAAGCTCCTCTTCGTCGTCTCCCCCACCATCGCCGCCACCGAAGCCGAAGCGATCGCCGCTCATCAACGCTTCGGCGAGTCGGACCGGTTCGTGGAGAAGGCACTCGTGGGCATCTCGTCCAACACCGAGATCGACTTCAAGCAGTTCGACCTGGACGAGCCGCTCCCCGAGGGCCTGACCACCAACGGCGAACGCGGATCCCTCCAGCACTTCATGCGGGGCGACGGCACCCCCGGCCCCAAGACCCTGCGTCAGCTCGCGATCGCAGCGAGCTCGTTCGGCCTGGAGTTCATTGGGACTCCCGGACAGGTCGCCGACCAGATGCAAACCGTGATGGAGCAGGTCGGCGGCGACGGCTTCCTCATCCACCGCAGGGGACTGACGCGCCGGTACATCACCGAGATCTGCGACGGCCTCGTCCCCGAGCTCCAACGACGTGGGCTGACCCGCACCGAGTACACCGAGGACACGCTGCGCGACACGCTCCGCGAGTTCTGA
- a CDS encoding NtaA/DmoA family FMN-dependent monooxygenase (This protein belongs to a clade of FMN-dependent monooxygenases, within a broader family of flavin-dependent oxidoreductases, the luciferase-like monooxygenase (LMM) family, some of whose members use coenzyme F420 rather than FMN.) translates to MPKKFHMGWFMNFIPPDWDSEWASPDVKDWANGTFYVDMARSMERARFDLIMIEDTVMVADAYGGTMEGALKHSAFAPKQDPVPLAVLVAANTSRMGVVATMSTSFYPPYLLARACSTVDSIAQGRFGWNIVSSAEDRAAQNFGLDGLPEHDERYNVAEEYFDVVNQLWDSWEADAVVMDRETHTYADHRKVRTIDFDGKYFKSRGPLNTVPSPQHRPAFLQAGASPRGRAFAAGAADAIIAVGTGIEGMKEYRDDIRARAEAAGRNPDEIKLLFVVSPTIAATEAEARAEVERVLNHPSYIEKSLVNISSNTEIDFKQFDLDEPLPEGLTTNGERGSLEYFMRGDGTPGPKTLRELVLHRAKRGLELVGTPEQVAKKMGEAMEEVGGDGFLISKPGWDLSRNYINAICDGLMPALQRLGYTRTEYTQSTLRETLREF, encoded by the coding sequence ATGCCGAAGAAGTTCCACATGGGTTGGTTCATGAACTTCATCCCGCCGGACTGGGACAGCGAGTGGGCTTCCCCGGACGTGAAGGACTGGGCCAACGGCACGTTCTACGTCGACATGGCCCGGTCGATGGAGCGGGCCCGCTTCGACCTGATCATGATCGAGGACACCGTCATGGTGGCCGACGCATACGGCGGCACCATGGAAGGAGCGTTGAAGCACTCGGCGTTCGCGCCCAAGCAGGACCCGGTCCCGCTGGCCGTTCTTGTTGCTGCCAACACGTCCAGGATGGGCGTGGTGGCGACGATGTCGACATCGTTCTACCCGCCGTACCTGCTGGCCCGCGCCTGCTCCACCGTCGACTCGATCGCCCAAGGCCGGTTCGGCTGGAACATCGTCTCCTCTGCCGAGGACCGCGCTGCCCAGAACTTCGGTCTCGATGGTCTTCCCGAGCACGACGAGCGCTACAACGTCGCCGAGGAGTACTTCGACGTGGTCAACCAGCTGTGGGACTCCTGGGAAGCCGACGCGGTCGTCATGGACCGGGAGACCCACACCTACGCCGACCACCGCAAGGTCCGCACCATCGACTTCGACGGCAAGTACTTCAAGTCCCGCGGCCCCCTCAACACCGTGCCCTCACCCCAACACCGTCCAGCGTTCCTCCAGGCAGGAGCCTCGCCTCGCGGCCGTGCCTTCGCCGCCGGCGCCGCCGACGCGATCATCGCGGTCGGCACCGGCATCGAAGGCATGAAGGAATACCGCGACGACATCCGCGCCCGCGCCGAAGCAGCCGGCCGCAACCCCGACGAGATCAAGCTCCTCTTCGTCGTTTCCCCCACCATCGCCGCCACCGAAGCCGAAGCCCGCGCCGAGGTCGAACGGGTTCTCAACCACCCGTCGTACATCGAGAAGTCACTGGTGAACATCTCGTCCAACACCGAGATCGACTTCAAGCAGTTCGATCTGGACGAGCCGCTCCCCGAGGGCCTGACCACCAACGGCGAACGTGGATCCCTGGAGTACTTCATGCGGGGCGACGGGACCCCCGGCCCCAAGACCCTGCGCGAGTTGGTGCTGCACCGCGCCAAGCGGGGTCTGGAGCTGGTGGGCACTCCGGAGCAGGTCGCCAAGAAGATGGGCGAGGCGATGGAGGAGGTCGGCGGTGACGGTTTCCTGATCAGCAAGCCCGGCTGGGACCTGTCCCGCAACTACATCAACGCCATCTGTGACGGCCTGATGCCCGCGCTGCAGCGCCTCGGGTACACGCGCACCGAGTACACCCAGTCCACCCTGCGCGAGACCCTCCGTGAGTTCTGA
- a CDS encoding MFS transporter — translation MPACAADSALARFRESAGHSLTMILVGFVMAMTAPIELLYAIKLGLGPVLVTVFIVSSAAGLILVDVLGTRVVTRIDARSTAVVGMVLFAVSEACYGLADRAPELIAARVVQGTASAVVAGAALQVTVRMRARPHRALGSNASLQMLGGSVGAPVGGILATQLAGVDGYRLAFALCCGAGLAAGALVVLLLPRLPAPDELGRPRIGLPRLGVRRAVRVALALGLFGNYLRSGIENTAFPLIGDAAGLTAAGIGISLGVLSMVEIVVLGTSGTLFEKVPPARALVWAFGLGVIALGALLAAHSLGGFLAAAVLFGLVDGVALAAPPVLVVATSPDPSIAVATYRIACGVGSFSGSGSVSMLFGVLGATGCVVGGGLVLLCAAVLAGSSPLRETRAIRAQ, via the coding sequence GTGCCGGCGTGCGCAGCCGACAGCGCGCTTGCCCGGTTCCGGGAGTCGGCCGGGCATTCGCTGACGATGATCCTGGTCGGGTTCGTCATGGCCATGACCGCGCCGATCGAGCTGCTCTACGCGATCAAGCTGGGACTCGGCCCGGTCCTCGTCACAGTCTTCATCGTGAGCTCCGCGGCCGGGCTGATCCTGGTCGATGTCCTGGGAACCCGGGTCGTCACCCGGATCGACGCTCGTTCAACGGCCGTGGTCGGGATGGTGCTCTTCGCGGTCAGCGAGGCCTGCTACGGGCTGGCTGACCGCGCGCCGGAGCTGATCGCCGCCCGGGTCGTCCAGGGCACAGCCAGCGCGGTGGTAGCCGGCGCGGCGCTGCAGGTGACGGTCCGGATGCGCGCTCGCCCGCACCGCGCCCTCGGCTCGAACGCGAGCCTGCAGATGCTCGGCGGTTCCGTCGGCGCCCCGGTCGGCGGCATCCTGGCCACACAGCTCGCGGGGGTCGATGGCTACCGGCTCGCCTTCGCACTCTGCTGCGGAGCGGGCCTGGCGGCGGGCGCGCTGGTGGTCCTGCTGCTACCGCGCCTGCCGGCCCCGGACGAGCTCGGCAGACCCCGTATCGGTCTGCCCCGACTCGGGGTCCGCCGAGCAGTCCGCGTCGCACTCGCGCTGGGGCTCTTCGGCAACTACCTGCGCAGTGGGATCGAAAACACCGCTTTCCCGCTGATCGGGGACGCAGCGGGTCTCACCGCCGCCGGCATCGGAATCTCCCTGGGCGTGCTCTCCATGGTGGAGATCGTGGTTCTCGGCACCTCGGGCACGCTGTTCGAGAAGGTCCCCCCTGCTCGAGCGCTCGTGTGGGCGTTCGGGCTCGGTGTCATCGCCCTGGGCGCGCTTCTGGCCGCACATTCGCTCGGTGGTTTCCTCGCAGCGGCTGTGCTGTTCGGACTCGTCGACGGAGTCGCTCTGGCAGCACCACCGGTGCTGGTCGTCGCCACCAGCCCGGACCCGTCGATCGCCGTGGCCACCTACCGGATCGCCTGCGGGGTGGGCTCGTTCAGCGGCTCGGGCAGCGTCAGCATGCTCTTCGGGGTGCTGGGGGCGACGGGGTGCGTGGTCGGCGGAGGGCTCGTCCTGCTGTGCGCGGCAGTGCTGGCCGGATCGAGTCCCCTGCGTGAAACGCGCGCGATACGCGCGCAATGA